A window from Purpureocillium takamizusanense chromosome 3, complete sequence encodes these proteins:
- a CDS encoding uncharacterized protein (EggNog:ENOG503NZIH~COG:P~TransMembrane:1 (i12-29o)), which produces MRRPGFLAMHGAYIVVMGLLSLPVLYPLGNLSAVDAYFMGCSASTESGLNT; this is translated from the exons atgcggcggcccggcTTCCTCGCGATGCACG GCGCGTATATTGTCGTCATGGGCCTGCTGTCACTGCCGGTGCTGTACCCTCTCGGCAACCTGTCCGCCGTGGACGCCTACTTTAtgggctgcagcgcgtcgacAGAGTCTGGCCTCAACACGTAG
- the INO80 gene encoding Putative DNA helicase ino80 (EggNog:ENOG503NVFX~COG:A) — MDGFRSTVLQRPRDDDTAAAERERERERDRDRERERERDRQYQRHDAGGGSSSPSAARQQHGGSSAFSLRSPPSRTLPPFAASASPNGSSSNANTNTNGSHHGQSHQSPPRALHGSGNHGQSQSQSPYLASPVSHSLPPPPPGVAPGTPSSSHHHQGSSSSSHQHQHQRQPMSPPRPASYYPPSAAATTAAATTTTTAAAARDKPASGSFYDPTTDTTKERGVSDSSSWHGATTPKTRDPYPYSQDQYYNGRTSYNRARSPLSHARPLAGSHSPPAQMALGANGVAKEPAASPKPTSTPSRADPMSFSNILSSSEPPKEKKQPPVDAVPKPAAAEPEPKLKAEADAEPDAEPEATEVEVDDAETEVEPEPEQQPAKREVKKKQPRRSKGRASDIRDAEAPKRRRRSSLKKESPAPPRSSSKRQANGQPKAAAAPRTWSTEMEKKIQNAEMQIDGDTSKLDADEFDEHDYKERASKRRRVMTDLDEDRNRLRREDYAKAAGKRLVGHAELGKRRYDEVFYDEALHEVREQELYAEKERKKDMQRKRRREKSMAVTIEQKEAALARAEAAEDEAERQKHLRDAARADKKAEQTKLILEKGIKGPARNLDLIDAGANSSFLASDAETPKSKKKGARPKKSKEQKQAEKDSAEAAQAALDAGKELPPKEEGGKVRIKIKGRSRGGDKEKKEAPPVEKDPEQEKRDELAELEKKFTSKGYNQIYEQIWRDMARKDVNKTFKLAVDSYATKGSNLKKTAILASKEAKRWQLRTNKGTKDLQARAKRVMRDMMGFWKRNEREERDLRKAAEKQEIENARREEAEREAARQKRKLNFLISQTELYSHFIGKKIKTDEVERSTDHPDEAPEAPRTQNLDVSEPTGPVGGKVTDFENLDFDNEDESQLKAAAMANAQNAIAEAQKKARDFNNQGLDMDEEGEMNFQNPTGLGDVEIEQPKLINAQLKEYQLKGLNWLVNLYEQGINGILADEMGLGKTVQSISVMAYLAEKHDIWGPFLVVAPASTLHNWQQEIAKFVPEFKILPYWGSAGDRKVLRKFWDRKHSTYRKDAAFHVCVTSYQLVVSDVAYFQKMRWQYMILDEAQAIKSSSSSRWKSLLGFHCRNRLLLTGTPIQNNMQELWALLHFIMPSLFDSHDEFSEWFSKDIESHAQSNTKLNEDQLKRLHMILKPFMLRRVKKHVQKELGDKIELDVFCNLTYRQRAYYSNLRNQINIMDLVEKATMGDDQDSGTLMNLVMQFRKVCNHPDLFERAEVTSPFSFGYFAETASFVREGNNVPVGYSTRNLINYELPSLVWTRDGRLDKAGHDNDRAGWRGKALGHMMNVYTPDNARDSLAGCDAFSWLRFADASLGDVYRANHDSLFDRAVAELQKPDRLAHMDVAYEDDDDNGGYVPAHAMLKVRPRASRAAALAAATAEGVLARLMNVARGDYADSGLGRLEIAGRPRASAPPIDVSCNSASAIRERNRILFNVGMRRALYGIGTHEERKLVQGRVPLELWPAKAALPPPDGEKRRFTNISVPSMRRFVTDSGKLAKLDELLFKLKAENHRVLLYFQMTRMIDMMEEYLTYRNFKYCRLDGSTKLEDRRDTVHDFQTRPEIFIFLLSTRAGGLGINLTSADTVIFYDSDWNPTIDSQAMDRAHRLGQTKQVTVYRLITRGTIEERIRKRALQKEEVQRVVIQGGGASVDFSGRRAPENRNRDIAMWLADDEQAEMIERREKELLESGELDKRKKGGRRKKAEGTASLDDLYHEGEGNFDDGSKGAASGAATPVESEKGKKKAKGKRAKTAKQRLAIADGMVDY, encoded by the exons ATGGACGGCTTCCGCTCGAcggtgctgcagcggccgcgcgacgatgacaccgccgccgccgagcgagagcgcgagcgcgagcgcgaccgGGACCGTGAAAGAGAGCGCGAACGCGACCGTCAATACCAGCGACACGAcgcaggaggaggcagcagcagccccagcgcGGCCCGCCAGCAACACGGGGGGTCGTCAGCCTTTTCCctgcgctcgccgccctcgcgcacgCTGCCTCCCTTTGcagcgtcggcctcgcccaacggaagcagcagcaacgcaaacaccaacaccaacggCAGCCACCACGGTCAGAGCCAtcaatcgccgccgcgggccctGCACGGCAGTGGCAATCAcggccagagccagagccaaaGCCCCTActtggcctcgcccgtgAGCCActcactgccgccgccaccgcccggcgTGGCCCCGGGCACGCCTTCCAGctcgcaccaccaccaaggctcctcctcgtcctcgcaccagcaccagcatcagcgtcagcccatgtcgccgcctcgtccggccTCGTACTATCCGCcttctgccgctgccaccactgctgctgccaccaccaccaccaccgccgccgccgctcgcgacAAACCCGCGTCGGGCAGCTTCTACGACCCCACGACCGACACCACCAAGGAGCGAGGCGTCTCAGATTCGTCCAGCTGGCACGGGGCCACCACGCCAAAG ACCCGCGACCCATACCCTTACTCGCAGGACCAGTACTACAACGGCAGGACCTCGTACAACCGGGCCCGGAGCCCGCTCTCCCACGCGCGCCCGCTTGCCGGCTCccacagcccgcccgcccagatGGCCTTGGGTGCAAACGGCGTGGCTAaggagcccgccgcctcgcccaagCCCACCAGC ACGCCCAGCCGCGCGGACCCCATGTCCTTTTCCAACATTCTGTCCAGCTCCGAGCCTCCCAAAGAGAAGAAGCAACCGCCCGTCGATGCTGTCcccaagccggcggcggccgagcctGAACCTAAGCTTAAGGCAGAGGCCGACGCGGAGCCCGATGCGGAGCCCGAGGCcaccgaggtcgaggtcgacgatgccgagacGGAGgtcgagccggagccggagcagcagcctgcgAAGCGCGAAGTGAAAAAGAAGCAGCCCCGCCGGTCTAAGGGCCGGGCCTCCGACATACGTGATGCCGAGGCCCCCAAGCGCCGCCGGAGGTCGTCTCTTAAGAAGGagtcgcccgcccccccgcggtcgtcgtcgaagcgccAGGCCAACGGCCAGCCCAaggcagccgcggcgccccggACGTGGTCGACGGAGATGGAAAAGAAGATCCAGAACGCCGAGATGCAAATCGACGGCGACACAtccaagctcgacgccgacgagttCGACGAGCATGACTACAAGGAGCGCGCcagcaagcggcggcgcgtcatgacggacctcgacgaggaccgcaaccgcctccgccgcgaggaCTACGCCAAGGCGGCTGGCAAGCGGCTCGTGGGCCACGCTGAGCTCGGCAAGCGACGTTACGACGAGGTCTTTtacgacgaggccctgcacGAGGTTCGCGAGCAGGAGCTCTACGCCGAGAAGGAGCGTAAGAAGGACATGCAgcgcaagcgccgccgcgaaaaGTCCATGGCCGTCACCATCGAGCAGAAGGAGGCCGCTCTCGctcgcgccgaggccgccgaggacgaggcggagcgccAGAAGCAcctccgcgacgccgcccgagccgACAAGAAGGCCGAGCAGACCAAGCTCATCCTCGAAAAGGGCATCAAGGGCCCCGCCCGCAACCTCgacctcatcgacgccggcgccaactCGAGCTTCCTCGCGTCCGACGCCGAGACGCCCAAGTCCAAAAAGAAGGGCGCCCGCCCAAAGAAGTCCAAGGAACAGAAGCAAGCAGAGAAGGactcggccgaggccgcccaggccgccctcgatgccggcaaggagctgccgcccaagGAGGAAGGTGGCAAGGTGCGCATCAAGATCAAGGGCcgctcccgcggcggcgacaaggagaagaaggaggcaCCGCCGGTCGAGAAGGACCCCGAGCAGGAGaagcgcgacgagctcgccgagcttgagAAGAAGTTCACCTCCAAGGGCTACAACCAAATTTACGAGCAGATCTGGCGCGACATGGCCCGCAAGGATGTCAACAAGACGTTtaagctggccgtcgactcgTACGCCACCAAGGGATCCAATCTCAAGAAGACGGCCATCCTGGCgtccaaggaggccaagcgcTGGCAGCTGCGCACCAATAAGGGCACCAAGGACCTGCAGGCCCGCGCCAAGCGCGTCATGCGCGACATGATGGGCTTCTGGAAGCGCAATGAGCGTGAGGAGCGCGACctgcgcaaggccgccgagaagcaggAGATTGAgaacgcccgccgcgaggaggccgagcgTGAGGCAGCCCGCCAAAAGCGCAAGCTCAATTTCCTCATCTCCCAGACGGAGCTGTACTCGCACTTTATCGGCAAGAAGATCAAGACGGACGAGGTGGAGCGCAGCACCGACCACCCGGACGaggcgcccgaggcgccGCGGACCCAGAACCTCGATGTCTCGGAGCCTACgggccccgtcggcggcaaggtcacTGACTTCGAGAACCTCGACTtcgacaacgaggacgagtcccagctgaaggcggcggccatggccaacgcCCAAAACGCCATCGCTGAGGCGCAGAAGAAGGCCCGCGACTTCAACAACCAGGGGCTCGAtatggacgaggagggcgagatGAACTTCCAGAACCCcactggcctcggcgacgtcgagatTGAGCAGCCCAAGCTCATCAACGCCCAGCTCAAGGAGTACCAGCTCAAGGGTCTCAACTGGCTCGTCAACCTCTACGAGCAGGGCATCAACGGCATCCTTGCCGACGAAATGGGCCTCGGCAAGACGGTCCAGTCCATCTCCGTCATGGCGTACTTGGCCGAGAAGCACGACATTTGGGGGCCTttcctcgtcgttgcgcccgcctcgaccctGCACAACTGGCAGCAGGAAATCGCAAAGTTCGTGCCCGAGTTCAAGATCCTGCCCTACTggggcagcgccggcgaccgCAAGGTGCTGCGCAAGTTCTGGGACCGCAAGCACTCGACGTACCGCAAGGATGCCGCGTTCCACGTCTGCGTCACCTCGTaccagctcgtcgtctccgacGTCGCCTACTTCCAGAAGATGCGCTGGCAGTACAtgatcctcgacgaggcgcaggccatcaagagctcctcgtcgtcgcgctggaAGTCTCTCCTCGGCTTCCACTGCCGCAACCGCCTGCTCCTCACCGGCACGCCCATTCAGAACAACATGCAGGAGCTGTGGGCGTTGCTGCACTTCATCATGCCGTCGCTGTTTGACTCGCACGACGAGTTCAGCGAGTGGTTCTCCAAGGACATCGAGTCGCACGCCCAGAGCAACACGAAGCTCAACGAGGACCAGCTCAAGCGCCTGCACATGATCCTCAAGCCCTTCATGCTGCGCCGTGTCAAGAAGCACGTGCAaaaggagctcggcgacaagatcgagctcgacgtcttcTGCAACCTGACGTACCGCCAGCGCGCCTACTATAGCAACCTGCGCAACCAGATCAACATCATGGACCTCGTTGAGAAGGCCACCATGGGCGACGACCAGGACTCAGGCACCCTCATGAACCTTGTGATGCAGTTCCGCAAGGTCTGCAACCATCCGGACCTGTTTGAGCGCGCCGAGGTCACCAGCCCCTTTTCCTTTGGCTACTTTGCCGAGACGGCTTCGTTTGTTCGCGAGGGCAACAACGTCCCCGTCGGCTACTCCACACGGAACCTCATTAACTACGAGCTGCCGTCTCTGGTCTGGACTCGGGACGGGCGGCTGGACAAGGCCGGCCACGACAACGACCGCGCCGGCTGGCGTGGCAAGGCACTTGGGCACATGATGAACGTGTACACACCAGACAACGCCCGtgacagcctcgccggctGCGACGCCTTTTCGTGGCTGCgcttcgccgacgccagcctcggcgacgtctaTCGGGCCAACCACGACAGCCTCTTTGAtcgcgccgttgccgagctGCAGAAGCCAGACCGCCTCGCGCACATGGATGTCGCctacgaggacgacgacgacaatggcggcTACGTGCCGGCGCACGCTATGCTAAAGGTGCGTCCACGCGCGAGCCGTGCCGCCGCTTtagccgccgccaccgccgagggcgtgctTGCCAGGCTTATGAACGTTGCCCGCGGCGATTACGCCGACTCGggactcggccgtctcgagaTTGCCGGCCGCCCACGCGCATCGGCACCGCCCATTGATGTGTCGTGCAATAGTGCGAGCGCCATCCGCGAGCGTAACCGTATCCTCTTCAACGTCGGCATGCGCAGGGCGCTCTACGGAATCGGCACGCACGAGGAGAGGAAACTCGTCCAGGGCCGCGTGCCGCTCGAGCTGTGGCCCGCCAAGGCcgcgctgccaccgcccgaCGGCGAGAAGCGGCGCTTTACCAATATAAGcgtgccgtcgatgcggcgCTTCGTCACCGACAGCGGCAAACTGgccaagctcgacgagctgcttttcaagctcaaggccgagaaTCACCGCGTGCTCCTTTACTTCCAGATGACGCGTATGATCGACATGATGGAGGAGTACCTCACCTACCGCAACTTCAAGTActgccgcctcgacggctcGACCAAGCTCGAGGACCGCCGCGACACGGTACACGACTTCCAGACGCGTCCCGAAATCTTCATCTTCCTGCTGTCGACGCGTGCCGGTGGTCTCGGCATCAACCTGACTTCAGCCGACACTGTCATCTTTTACGACTCGGACTGGAATCCGACCATTGACTCGCAGGCCATGGACCGCGCCCACCGTCTGGGCCAAACGAAGCAGGTCACTGTGTATCGCCTCATCACGCGCGGCACCATCGAGGAGCGCATCCGCAAGCGCGCGCTGCAGAAGGAGGAGGTGCAGCGCGTCGTcatccagggcggcggcgcgagcgtcGACTTctcgggccgccgcgctcccgAGAACCGCAACCGCGACATCGCCATGTggcttgccgacgacgagcaggctgAGATGATTGAGCGCCGTGagaaggagctgctcgagtcGGGCGAGCTTGACAAGCGCAAGAAGGGCGGACGGCGGAAGAAGGCCGAGGGGACGGCCAGTCTGGACGACTTGTACCACGAGG GTGAAGGAAATtttgacgacggcagcaagggggcggcctcgggggcggcgacgcccgtcgAGAGCGAAAaaggcaagaagaaggccaagggcaaacgggccaagacggccaagcagcgcctggccattgccgacggCATGGTGGATTATTGA